Proteins encoded within one genomic window of Saccharopolyspora pogona:
- a CDS encoding sugar porter family MFS transporter produces the protein MVTGGCYLVIMALYFALPDERQCLLWRLTVGFGAVPALMILLVRNKYMNESPFWAANHEDLERAAKILRNSYAVNAVVAPDAEVIEPKSERRGLRDFAQLFQRRYRARTFQALAIGLTQTFGYNAVAYGLPIIIASILAQGAEHDQAGAWKMTFAGFAVQLTSLVMLALIGKPSATAYVLFAIFALGAFMFAQASGPGAHFMSFASLSYPTTMRGTGIGFNQGTLRVGSTLALFFFPVLSASLGSGVFWVIALAPLMDLVALLPKRWEPVGYDADAVEETWQREAAAR, from the coding sequence GTGGTCACCGGCGGTTGCTACCTGGTGATCATGGCGCTGTACTTCGCGCTGCCGGACGAGCGCCAATGCCTGCTGTGGCGGTTGACCGTCGGCTTCGGTGCGGTGCCCGCGCTGATGATCCTGCTGGTGCGCAACAAGTACATGAACGAGTCGCCGTTCTGGGCGGCCAACCATGAAGACCTGGAGCGGGCCGCGAAGATCCTGCGCAATTCCTACGCCGTCAACGCGGTCGTGGCACCGGACGCGGAGGTCATCGAGCCCAAGAGTGAGCGTCGCGGGCTGCGGGACTTCGCGCAGCTGTTCCAGCGCCGCTACCGCGCCCGGACCTTCCAGGCGCTGGCCATCGGCCTCACCCAGACCTTCGGCTACAACGCGGTCGCGTACGGGCTGCCGATCATCATCGCGAGCATCCTCGCCCAGGGCGCTGAACACGATCAGGCCGGTGCCTGGAAGATGACGTTCGCCGGGTTCGCCGTGCAGCTGACGTCGCTGGTGATGCTGGCCCTCATCGGCAAGCCGTCGGCGACCGCGTACGTGCTGTTCGCGATCTTCGCGCTGGGCGCGTTCATGTTCGCGCAGGCATCCGGGCCGGGCGCGCACTTCATGAGCTTCGCGTCGCTGAGCTACCCGACGACGATGCGCGGCACTGGGATCGGCTTCAACCAGGGCACCCTGCGGGTCGGCTCCACGCTGGCGCTGTTCTTCTTCCCGGTGCTCAGCGCGTCCCTGGGCAGCGGCGTGTTCTGGGTGATCGCGCTCGCCCCGCTGATGGATCTGGTGGCGCTGCTGCCCAAGCGCTGGGAGCCGGTGGGCTACGACGCGGACGCGGTCGAGGAAACCTGGCAGAGGGAAGCCGCGGCGCGCTGA
- a CDS encoding MFS transporter, whose amino-acid sequence MFGAWLGGLLVDRLGRCRVFMADMLFFVVSALGCALAPNMEVLVFFRFLMGFGVGMDIPVAMAFLAEFSRLKGKGSKGSRTVAWSPAW is encoded by the coding sequence ATCTTCGGCGCCTGGCTCGGCGGCCTGCTGGTGGACCGGCTCGGCCGTTGCCGCGTGTTCATGGCGGACATGCTGTTCTTCGTGGTCTCCGCGCTCGGCTGCGCGCTCGCGCCGAACATGGAGGTCCTGGTCTTCTTCCGGTTCCTGATGGGCTTCGGCGTCGGCATGGACATCCCGGTCGCCATGGCCTTCCTGGCCGAGTTCTCCCGGCTCAAGGGCAAGGGCAGCAAGGGCTCGCGCACCGTCGCGTGGTCACCGGCCTGGTAG
- a CDS encoding ESX secretion-associated protein EspG translates to MAIVGRWQLHPLHLYLVRSYLELDDLTLPLEGPAYGRTMQQLGEVAQREAGTMAQLGILVNNEVDSGLAQALKVLTKPYLWVDSLWFPDFASDAAWRTVAALTEGDRVVLGVQGPGETDRFGGPLTVEVHEKMQLPQAVLPTLPPAPPGNRPAVWVPASSLKSAPQAEEMPDSMMQEVTQSRGSSGDQQVAAYNEIGNAVHVRGGQIAANRRDPHGRVRRSPVVRWFDNAEPDGRYLDHAERGSTGEQMFVLTPADAGQIRSGIDRLIAAVR, encoded by the coding sequence GTGGCCATCGTCGGCCGCTGGCAACTGCACCCGCTGCACCTCTACCTCGTCCGCAGCTACCTCGAACTCGACGACCTCACGCTGCCGCTGGAAGGACCGGCCTACGGTCGCACCATGCAGCAGCTCGGCGAGGTCGCCCAGCGCGAGGCCGGCACCATGGCGCAACTGGGCATCCTGGTGAACAACGAAGTCGACTCGGGCCTGGCGCAGGCGTTGAAGGTGCTCACAAAGCCGTACTTGTGGGTCGACTCGCTGTGGTTCCCGGACTTCGCCAGCGACGCGGCCTGGCGCACCGTCGCCGCCTTGACCGAAGGCGACCGGGTGGTGCTCGGCGTGCAGGGGCCGGGGGAGACCGACCGGTTCGGTGGTCCGCTCACCGTCGAGGTGCACGAGAAGATGCAGCTCCCCCAAGCGGTTCTGCCGACGCTGCCGCCCGCGCCGCCGGGCAACCGCCCCGCGGTGTGGGTGCCGGCCAGCTCCCTCAAGTCGGCCCCGCAGGCCGAGGAGATGCCGGACAGCATGATGCAAGAGGTGACGCAGTCGCGCGGCAGCAGCGGTGACCAGCAGGTGGCCGCGTACAACGAGATCGGGAACGCGGTGCACGTGCGCGGCGGCCAGATCGCGGCGAACCGGCGCGACCCGCACGGCCGGGTCCGCCGGTCGCCGGTGGTGCGCTGGTTCGACAATGCCGAGCCCGACGGCCGTTACCTCGACCACGCCGAACGCGGCTCCACCGGCGAGCAGATGTTCGTGCTCACCCCCGCCGACGCAGGTCAGATCCGCAGCGGCATCGACCGGCTGATCGCCGCCGTGCGCTGA
- a CDS encoding ISKra4 family transposase: protein MNHDVAGAFESSRAVFESIITELGAADCGITHGELEELLTERSRKLMRRLLQDHLDLRAEREHPVPGGVTGPDGIQRTRLERGRRRGLATVFGEVTVTRLAYRAPGESTVHPADGVLNLPAEKHSHGVRRLAALEAARGSFGDAQAAISRATEQGVGKRQLQRLAARAAADFEAFYETRRSPAGTSGDVLVLSADGKGIVTHPEALREATRKKAAESVRKLGTRLSKGEKRNRKRMAEVGSVYDITPAARTAADILARTSETTSAEEITPAPVARNKWLTASVTTDAAGVLTAVFDEATRRDPTHQRQWIALVDGNNDQIRRIRTEARTRKVKVTILIDVIHVLEYLWKATWCLHDEGDPAAETWVGEQARRILDGHALDVAATIDTTTRTREDLTPTQRKNAAATVTYLTRKAQAGYLDYPTALKNGWHIATGIIEGACRHIIADRMDITGARWKLPGAEAILQLRALHANGDFNDYWTYHLTQEQQRNHPTHNAIPQAA, encoded by the coding sequence GTGAACCACGATGTCGCGGGTGCGTTCGAATCCTCTCGGGCGGTGTTCGAGTCGATCATCACGGAGCTCGGCGCCGCTGACTGTGGCATCACGCATGGCGAGCTGGAAGAGCTGCTGACCGAGCGGTCCCGGAAGTTGATGCGCCGGCTGCTGCAGGATCATCTTGATCTTCGTGCGGAGCGTGAGCACCCGGTTCCCGGTGGCGTGACCGGCCCCGACGGCATCCAGCGCACTCGCCTGGAGCGGGGTCGCCGGCGTGGTCTGGCCACGGTGTTCGGCGAGGTGACCGTGACCCGGCTGGCCTACCGGGCGCCGGGTGAGTCCACTGTCCATCCCGCGGACGGGGTGCTGAACCTGCCGGCCGAGAAGCACTCGCACGGGGTGCGGCGGCTGGCCGCCCTCGAGGCCGCCCGCGGCTCCTTCGGCGATGCCCAGGCGGCGATCAGCCGCGCCACTGAGCAAGGAGTGGGCAAACGCCAACTCCAGCGGCTGGCCGCTCGGGCCGCGGCTGATTTCGAGGCCTTCTACGAAACCCGGCGGTCCCCGGCCGGGACCAGCGGGGATGTGCTGGTGCTCTCCGCCGACGGCAAGGGCATCGTCACGCATCCCGAAGCACTACGCGAGGCCACCCGCAAGAAAGCCGCCGAATCGGTCAGGAAACTGGGCACTCGTCTGTCCAAAGGGGAGAAACGTAACCGCAAACGCATGGCCGAGGTCGGTAGCGTCTACGACATCACTCCCGCCGCCCGCACCGCCGCCGACATCCTCGCCCGCACCAGCGAGACCACCTCAGCCGAGGAAATCACGCCCGCGCCGGTGGCCCGGAACAAGTGGCTGACCGCCAGCGTCACCACCGACGCCGCCGGCGTGCTCACCGCCGTTTTCGACGAGGCCACCCGCCGCGACCCCACCCACCAGCGGCAATGGATCGCCCTGGTCGACGGCAACAACGACCAGATCCGCCGCATCCGTACCGAGGCCCGTACCCGCAAGGTCAAGGTCACGATCCTCATCGACGTCATTCACGTCCTGGAATACCTCTGGAAAGCCACCTGGTGCCTGCACGACGAAGGTGACCCCGCCGCCGAAACCTGGGTCGGCGAGCAAGCCCGCCGCATCCTCGACGGCCACGCCCTCGACGTCGCCGCCACCATCGACACCACCACCCGCACACGAGAAGACCTGACCCCGACCCAACGCAAAAACGCCGCCGCCACGGTCACCTACCTCACCCGCAAAGCCCAAGCCGGCTACCTCGACTACCCCACCGCCCTGAAAAACGGCTGGCACATCGCCACCGGCATCATCGAAGGCGCCTGCCGCCACATCATCGCCGACCGCATGGACATCACCGGCGCCCGCTGGAAACTACCCGGCGCCGAAGCCATCCTCCAACTCCGCGCCCTCCACGCCAACGGCGACTTCAACGACTACTGGACCTACCACCTCACCCAAGAACAACAACGCAACCACCCCACCCACAACGCCATCCCCCAGGCAGCATGA
- a CDS encoding IS110 family RNA-guided transposase: MLFVGDDWAEDHHDVEVQDETGRRLGRARLPEGVTGVARLHALIGEHLPEGAEPDQVVIGIETDRGPWVQALIAAGYTVYAINPRQVARYRERHGTSGAKSDAGDAHALADMVRTDRHQLRAVAGDTEQAQAVKVVARAHQTLIWDRHRHMLRLRTALREFFPAALEAFDDLLAPDALELLGRAPDPDQAARVSRAQITGALKRARRRNVDEKTTAIQTALHTEHLTQPPAVAAAYAVTVRSLVSVITAFNTEIAAVQEQVQACFGRARDAEIYLSQPGMGQILGARALGEFGDDADRYASAKNRKNYAGTSPITRQSGKKKTVLARFVHNDRLVDALHQQAFCALRASPGARAYYDELRGRGMNHHAALRQLSNRLVGILHGCLKTRSTYDEHTAWAHHNRDQQAAA, translated from the coding sequence GTGTTGTTCGTCGGAGATGACTGGGCTGAAGATCACCACGATGTCGAGGTGCAGGATGAGACGGGTCGGCGGCTGGGTCGGGCTCGGCTGCCGGAGGGCGTGACCGGGGTTGCCCGGCTGCACGCGCTGATCGGTGAGCATCTGCCCGAGGGCGCCGAGCCTGACCAGGTCGTGATCGGGATTGAGACTGATCGAGGTCCATGGGTCCAGGCGCTGATCGCGGCCGGGTACACGGTGTATGCGATCAACCCGCGGCAGGTGGCGCGCTATCGGGAGCGGCACGGCACCTCGGGCGCCAAAAGCGACGCCGGGGACGCGCACGCCCTGGCCGACATGGTGCGCACCGACCGTCATCAGTTACGCGCGGTCGCCGGTGACACCGAGCAGGCCCAGGCCGTGAAGGTGGTGGCGCGGGCGCACCAGACGCTGATCTGGGACCGGCACCGGCACATGCTGCGGCTACGCACCGCGCTGCGCGAGTTCTTCCCCGCCGCGCTGGAAGCCTTCGACGATCTCCTCGCCCCGGATGCACTGGAACTCCTTGGCCGGGCACCGGACCCGGACCAGGCGGCCAGGGTGTCACGCGCGCAGATCACGGGCGCGCTCAAGCGGGCCCGGCGCCGCAACGTGGACGAGAAGACCACCGCGATCCAGACCGCGCTGCACACTGAACACCTGACCCAGCCGCCGGCCGTGGCCGCCGCCTACGCGGTGACGGTGCGGTCCCTGGTTAGCGTGATCACTGCCTTCAACACCGAGATCGCCGCCGTGCAAGAGCAGGTGCAGGCGTGTTTTGGCCGAGCCCGGGACGCTGAGATCTACCTGTCCCAGCCCGGCATGGGACAGATCCTCGGGGCCCGGGCCCTCGGCGAGTTCGGCGACGACGCCGACCGCTACGCGAGCGCGAAGAACCGGAAGAACTACGCCGGCACCAGCCCGATCACCCGCCAGTCCGGTAAGAAGAAGACCGTGCTGGCCCGCTTCGTCCACAACGACCGGCTCGTCGACGCCCTGCACCAGCAGGCCTTCTGCGCCCTCCGCGCCTCACCCGGCGCCCGCGCCTACTACGACGAGCTCCGCGGCCGCGGCATGAACCACCACGCCGCCTTACGCCAGCTGTCCAACCGACTCGTCGGCATCCTGCACGGCTGCCTCAAGACCCGGAGCACCTACGACGAACACACCGCCTGGGCACACCACAACCGAGACCAGCAAGCCGCCGCTTGA
- a CDS encoding PPE domain-containing protein, translating to MGFLEWAGGVAEDVGGAVVDSATAVGNAVAEGAGQVYDTGADLFGYNSRAENAQEAAATASEEYNEKLRQQLEAQNSAMGSGLAVDPASITQQENWQSYSHQELYDTNQQSLDQGKSTEAAQQWREIAAKLKEVGPRLQQNAGAAIAGGWEGEAADKANESAEPLVNWMSSSSEAFHVTGNKIEEAASAAGQVKAMVPEPEGHHYGRTMLASIPTGVVGGGVDALAQMRERQQAERRAQETMGRVLSPTYSNVDTSVPAYRDLNDKPTPPPPPPPPPPPPPPPPPPPPPPPPPPPPPPPPPPPPIEPPPQPVRPRDRTGTGQPSKPSVANVGDITGGNPNIPAETRSAWTPGDSPARLSGDLTGLRTGGFPGRTGNGDVGVGYLPGPGTGRTGPGGPGGGPGRGGPGGGPGMGRGGAGGAGGGKPGGLGAGGAGRLGTGAGAGGLGAGGRAGVGGLGAVGGAGTGAAGSAAGRGGTGAGGMGAAGQRGQGSEDQDHEHPGWLEEQDDIWLEDMPKTAPPVFGA from the coding sequence ATGGGGTTTCTCGAGTGGGCCGGAGGCGTGGCCGAGGACGTCGGCGGCGCCGTCGTTGATAGTGCCACCGCCGTGGGCAACGCCGTCGCAGAAGGCGCTGGCCAGGTCTACGACACCGGCGCGGACCTGTTCGGCTACAACTCCCGGGCAGAAAACGCCCAGGAGGCCGCTGCTACTGCTTCCGAGGAGTACAACGAGAAGTTGCGCCAGCAGCTTGAGGCGCAGAACAGTGCGATGGGCAGCGGCCTGGCGGTCGACCCCGCATCGATCACCCAGCAGGAGAACTGGCAGTCCTACAGCCACCAGGAGCTCTACGACACCAACCAACAGTCGCTGGACCAGGGCAAGTCCACCGAAGCGGCCCAGCAGTGGCGGGAAATCGCCGCCAAGCTCAAGGAAGTCGGGCCGAGACTTCAGCAGAACGCCGGCGCGGCGATCGCGGGCGGCTGGGAGGGCGAAGCCGCCGATAAGGCCAACGAGTCGGCGGAACCGCTGGTCAACTGGATGTCCAGCAGCTCCGAGGCTTTTCACGTGACCGGCAACAAGATCGAGGAAGCAGCCTCGGCCGCCGGTCAGGTCAAGGCGATGGTCCCCGAACCCGAGGGACACCACTACGGCCGGACCATGCTGGCCAGCATCCCGACCGGAGTCGTTGGTGGCGGTGTCGATGCGCTGGCGCAGATGCGGGAGCGGCAGCAGGCCGAGCGCAGGGCGCAGGAGACCATGGGGCGGGTGCTCAGCCCCACGTACTCCAATGTGGACACCTCCGTCCCGGCGTACCGGGATCTCAACGACAAGCCCACGCCGCCGCCCCCGCCCCCGCCGCCGCCTCCGCCTCCGCCTCCGCCGCCTCCGCCTCCGCCTCCGCCGCCGCCGCCTCCGCCTCCGCCGCCGCCGCCCCCGCCGCCGCCGATCGAGCCGCCGCCTCAGCCGGTGCGGCCGCGCGATCGCACGGGCACCGGGCAGCCCTCGAAGCCTTCGGTCGCCAACGTCGGCGACATCACCGGCGGCAACCCCAACATTCCGGCAGAAACCCGATCGGCGTGGACACCGGGTGACTCGCCGGCGAGGCTGTCAGGTGACCTGACCGGGCTCCGCACCGGCGGATTTCCCGGTCGTACTGGAAATGGAGACGTGGGTGTCGGCTACCTGCCCGGCCCCGGAACGGGACGCACCGGACCCGGTGGTCCCGGCGGCGGACCGGGACGCGGCGGTCCTGGCGGTGGCCCGGGAATGGGCCGCGGCGGTGCTGGCGGTGCCGGCGGCGGTAAGCCCGGTGGCCTCGGTGCTGGTGGTGCCGGTCGGCTCGGCACCGGTGCTGGTGCGGGCGGGCTCGGAGCCGGTGGTCGCGCCGGAGTCGGCGGGCTCGGCGCAGTCGGCGGCGCGGGCACCGGGGCCGCGGGTAGCGCGGCCGGACGCGGCGGCACGGGCGCCGGTGGAATGGGCGCGGCCGGTCAGCGCGGCCAAGGCAGCGAAGACCAGGATCACGAGCATCCCGGGTGGCTCGAAGAACAGGACGACATCTGGCTCGAGGACATGCCCAAGACCGCGCCACCCGTGTTCGGCGCCTAA
- a CDS encoding IS630 family transposase: MIAGVRDARRLSPEAQEDLRRRVVAAVHGGMSQVEAARVFAVAPQSVSRWVQAWRKRGSKGLTGRRRGRKPGEQKALSARRQRKLRYAVAEHTPATFGLTGLVWTRKTVAELIRVRHGIVLNLRTVGNYLRSWGLSPQKPIRKAYEQDPESVRRWLEEDYLAIAARARREGALILWLDQTGIRSDATVARTWAPAGQTPVVGKTGKRFSVNAMCAIGNKGELYFTVYTGSFNGKVFLSFLDRLTRHLDRKVHLIVDGHPVHRRKTIQQWITKHAEAIAMHFLPGYSPELNPDELLNADLKRTVSTSTAPKTRAELKQAVRSFLHRLQKLPDRVRSYFGKPEVRYAA; encoded by the coding sequence ATGATCGCTGGTGTGCGGGACGCGCGGAGGTTGTCGCCTGAGGCGCAGGAGGATTTGCGGCGCAGGGTGGTCGCTGCTGTTCATGGTGGGATGAGTCAGGTCGAGGCGGCCCGGGTGTTCGCGGTGGCCCCGCAGTCGGTGTCCAGATGGGTGCAGGCGTGGCGGAAACGTGGCTCGAAGGGTCTCACCGGGCGTCGCCGGGGTCGCAAGCCCGGCGAGCAGAAAGCGTTGAGTGCCCGCCGGCAGCGCAAGCTGCGGTATGCGGTGGCCGAGCACACCCCGGCCACGTTCGGGCTGACCGGCCTGGTGTGGACCCGCAAGACAGTGGCCGAGCTGATCCGGGTGCGCCACGGCATCGTGTTGAACCTGCGCACCGTCGGCAACTACCTGCGTTCCTGGGGATTGTCGCCGCAGAAACCGATCCGCAAGGCCTACGAACAGGACCCCGAGTCCGTACGCCGATGGCTGGAGGAGGACTACCTGGCCATCGCCGCCCGCGCCCGCCGCGAGGGCGCACTGATCCTGTGGCTGGACCAGACCGGGATCCGCTCCGACGCCACCGTAGCCCGCACCTGGGCACCGGCGGGCCAGACACCGGTGGTGGGCAAAACGGGCAAACGATTCAGCGTGAACGCGATGTGCGCGATCGGGAACAAAGGCGAGCTGTACTTCACCGTCTACACCGGCTCGTTCAACGGCAAGGTGTTCCTGTCGTTCCTGGACCGGCTGACCCGCCATCTGGACCGCAAGGTCCACCTGATCGTTGACGGACACCCCGTCCACCGCCGCAAGACTATCCAGCAATGGATCACCAAGCACGCTGAGGCGATCGCGATGCACTTCCTGCCGGGATACAGCCCCGAACTCAACCCCGACGAGCTACTCAATGCCGACCTCAAACGCACCGTTTCCACCAGCACAGCCCCCAAAACCCGCGCCGAGTTAAAACAAGCGGTCCGCTCCTTCCTCCACCGGCTCCAGAAGCTGCCCGACCGAGTTCGCTCCTACTTCGGCAAACCCGAAGTTCGCTACGCCGCCTAA
- a CDS encoding DUF3558 domain-containing protein: MKVLSRTVVAVCAGVALLAAAGCGGGSPKDVSPGSMEKDQGLAKVDPCTLLTPDELKSFGFEGPGQPETGISSEPGCSFRGKPFTATFYKNQEKTVESYSKQDNWAKFDRAEVDGRPAASAIDKSATQARICSALFNAGGGVIIIDVSEFRDQGLDECAEGLKVAEAIAPRMPRY, from the coding sequence GTGAAGGTGCTGTCTCGAACCGTCGTTGCAGTCTGCGCAGGCGTGGCTCTGTTGGCAGCCGCTGGGTGCGGTGGAGGTTCGCCGAAGGACGTTTCCCCGGGTTCAATGGAGAAGGATCAGGGGCTTGCGAAGGTTGATCCGTGCACGCTGCTGACTCCAGATGAGCTTAAATCGTTCGGGTTCGAAGGACCTGGTCAACCGGAGACCGGCATTTCTTCAGAGCCGGGTTGTTCCTTCAGGGGCAAGCCGTTTACCGCCACGTTCTACAAGAACCAAGAGAAGACTGTCGAGTCGTACAGCAAGCAGGACAACTGGGCGAAGTTTGACCGTGCGGAGGTCGACGGGCGTCCTGCGGCAAGCGCGATCGACAAGAGTGCAACACAGGCGCGGATCTGCTCTGCGCTGTTCAATGCGGGCGGTGGCGTGATCATCATCGACGTGAGTGAGTTCCGCGACCAGGGACTTGATGAGTGTGCTGAGGGTTTGAAGGTTGCTGAGGCTATTGCGCCTCGGATGCCGAGATATTGA
- a CDS encoding DUF397 domain-containing protein, with protein sequence MPDRLVWRKSSYSDNGANCVEVAFVDGQAFSEWRKSCHSTAIGNCVEVAFLEGQALQGWRKSSRSMNQGACVEVAAADGVVAARDSKDPAGPVLVFSRARWASFLARLNG encoded by the coding sequence ATGCCTGACCGATTGGTGTGGCGAAAGTCCAGCTACAGCGACAACGGTGCCAACTGTGTCGAGGTGGCTTTCGTCGATGGGCAGGCTTTCTCAGAGTGGCGGAAATCCTGTCACAGTACGGCCATCGGAAACTGCGTCGAGGTCGCTTTCCTTGAAGGACAAGCACTTCAGGGGTGGCGGAAGTCCAGTCGCAGTATGAATCAGGGCGCCTGTGTCGAGGTGGCTGCAGCTGATGGGGTCGTGGCGGCTCGGGACTCGAAGGATCCGGCTGGGCCCGTGTTGGTGTTCTCACGGGCTCGGTGGGCTTCGTTCTTGGCTAGGCTTAACGGGTGA
- a CDS encoding DUF5753 domain-containing protein translates to MGAVGGRAAGRLKAYVGLEGIAKSQFIYMPLILPGLMQTEAYASALTATSTRVRPDHNERMVSFRMARQRRLVDKSPLRLNAVLEEAVLDRPIGDRTVMREQLQHLLDLSMQDNIELRVLPTSIGPHAGLCGGFMVLHFRDAQSIGYVEIPDGAVYIQDHDQVAAYVRSAERLLSFALPEEESAEAIKVRLVD, encoded by the coding sequence GTGGGCGCCGTGGGTGGACGTGCTGCCGGACGGCTCAAGGCATACGTCGGACTGGAAGGGATCGCGAAATCCCAGTTCATCTACATGCCGTTGATCCTGCCCGGCTTGATGCAAACCGAAGCGTATGCCTCCGCGTTGACTGCGACAAGCACTCGTGTTCGACCCGATCACAACGAACGCATGGTGAGCTTCCGCATGGCTCGTCAGCGCAGGCTGGTGGACAAGTCGCCGTTGCGGCTGAACGCAGTGCTTGAGGAGGCCGTGTTGGACCGGCCGATCGGGGATCGAACGGTGATGCGCGAGCAGTTGCAACACCTTCTCGACCTGTCGATGCAGGACAACATTGAACTTCGGGTGCTACCCACGTCGATCGGCCCGCATGCTGGGTTGTGTGGGGGATTCATGGTGCTGCACTTCCGAGACGCACAGTCGATCGGCTACGTCGAGATCCCAGATGGGGCTGTCTACATCCAGGATCACGACCAAGTGGCCGCTTATGTTCGATCGGCCGAGCGGCTACTGTCGTTCGCGTTGCCCGAGGAGGAGTCGGCGGAGGCGATCAAGGTTCGCCTGGTCGATTGA
- a CDS encoding helix-turn-helix domain-containing protein, which produces MVDRQDPSALRWLVGVELRNFRVRAGETSAAAARSIGCSPGKITHLETGRYFPQPDEVAGLLKFYGAPVWEADRLNSLASRSDQKTWWAPWVDVLPDGSRHTSDWKGSRNPSSSTCR; this is translated from the coding sequence ATGGTGGACCGGCAAGACCCCTCGGCCTTGCGTTGGCTCGTCGGCGTTGAGCTCCGGAATTTCCGGGTTCGGGCGGGTGAGACCAGCGCTGCGGCGGCGCGGTCGATCGGGTGCTCACCGGGCAAGATCACGCACCTGGAGACCGGGCGGTACTTCCCGCAGCCGGACGAGGTCGCGGGGCTGCTGAAGTTCTACGGTGCCCCGGTCTGGGAGGCCGACCGGCTGAATTCGCTTGCCAGCCGGTCGGATCAGAAGACGTGGTGGGCGCCGTGGGTGGACGTGCTGCCGGACGGCTCAAGGCATACGTCGGACTGGAAGGGATCGCGAAATCCCAGTTCATCTACATGCCGTTGA
- a CDS encoding 6-phosphofructokinase has translation MRVGVLTGGGDCPGLNAVLRAVTRKGISVHQHEILGFRNGWRGPVEGLTTPLTLDKVEEILNRGGTILGSSRTNPYKVDDGIAKLRATLEENRVDALIAIGGEDTLGVAEQLTHDGVPVVGVPKTIDNDLDATDYTFGFDTAVHIATEAIDRLRTTAESHHRALVVEVMGRHAGWIALHSGLAGGANVILVPEQPFSVEKVCAWVEQRFERQYAPIIVVAEGAVPEGGKELLLTGEKDAFGHVRLGGVGTWLAEEIAARTGKESRAMVLGHVQRGGTPTAYDRVLATRFGLHAIDAITEGDYGKMVALRGTDIVRVPLRDATASLKTVPLERYAEAEVLFG, from the coding sequence ATGCGTGTCGGAGTGCTCACCGGTGGCGGCGACTGCCCCGGGCTCAACGCGGTGCTCCGCGCGGTGACCCGCAAGGGGATTTCGGTGCACCAGCACGAGATCCTGGGATTCCGCAACGGGTGGCGGGGCCCGGTGGAGGGCCTGACCACGCCGCTGACCCTCGACAAGGTGGAGGAGATCCTCAACCGGGGCGGCACCATCCTGGGCTCGTCGCGCACCAACCCGTACAAGGTCGACGATGGGATCGCCAAGCTGAGGGCGACCCTGGAGGAGAACCGGGTGGACGCGCTGATCGCGATCGGCGGCGAGGACACCCTCGGCGTCGCCGAGCAGCTCACCCACGACGGGGTGCCGGTGGTCGGGGTGCCGAAGACGATCGACAACGACCTGGACGCCACCGACTACACGTTCGGCTTCGACACGGCGGTGCACATCGCCACCGAGGCCATCGACCGCCTGCGGACCACTGCGGAGTCGCACCACCGGGCGCTGGTGGTCGAGGTGATGGGTCGGCACGCGGGGTGGATCGCGCTGCACTCCGGGCTGGCGGGCGGCGCGAACGTCATCCTCGTGCCGGAGCAGCCGTTCAGCGTCGAGAAGGTCTGCGCCTGGGTGGAGCAGCGCTTCGAGCGCCAGTACGCGCCGATCATCGTGGTCGCGGAGGGCGCGGTCCCGGAAGGCGGCAAGGAACTGCTGCTGACGGGGGAGAAGGACGCCTTCGGCCACGTCCGCCTGGGCGGTGTCGGTACCTGGCTGGCGGAGGAGATCGCGGCGCGCACGGGCAAGGAGTCGCGCGCGATGGTGCTCGGCCACGTGCAGCGAGGTGGCACGCCGACGGCCTACGACCGGGTGCTGGCGACCCGCTTTGGCCTGCACGCGATCGACGCGATCACCGAAGGCGACTACGGCAAGATGGTGGCGCTGCGCGGCACAGACATCGTGCGAGTCCCGCTCCGCGACGCGACGGCATCGCTGAAGACGGTGCCCCTGGAACGCTACGCAGAAGCCGAAGTCCTCTTCGGCTGA